The Elaeis guineensis isolate ETL-2024a chromosome 5, EG11, whole genome shotgun sequence DNA segment TCCATTGCTTTACCGCAGGCTTTTGCAATTTGCATAGCTATCGTTCATAGCAGGGAGTCAACCATTCGCTCAGTGGAAGGACAGACTTTACAGGAACATATAATTGCTGAAAATAGGAGGAAGGTGCCTGGGAGTTACGTACCAAACCATCCACCTCTTTCCCCTGTTGGGAGAGCTTAAATGCCCCTGCCGATCCGTTGAGCGAAAGGTATAATATCTTGGCTTGCGCTTTGAATTCTTTCTGCTACGTGCCAATAAGTAGATACAATCAAGGGGACCTGCCTCCGCGTATAGCTGTTTCATATTTGCTGGCATGTGGTACTTGAAGCCCATTGTGGCCAAAATGTGGGCTACGATGCGTGGCTCCATGTTGTTGTATTATATGAAGAAAAATGCTTCATCGCACCACTTGTTCCCCCACTCCCAGCACCCGCGTGTGGTGATTAATAGACCGATACATAGGATCTGCCTGTTATTCGTGTGAGGCATGTACTGTGTTGATCCCTGACTGCCATATGGACTGGTCCTGTGAGCGCGGAAATAAGTGTAGGGAAGCAGCACTCATATTAATGTGAACAGCATTAGAAGAATCTTCGTCTCAAAAGGCAGTAAGGATCTTTGTACTATATTGCGTCTTGAGAAAATAATAGAACATAatctttttatcctttttttctctttttctcgtgCAGTGTTGACAGTGAGGATTTAAAGtacattcaaaaagaaaaaaaagacagtAAGGATTTAAAGAAAGCCAAAGGTTCTCCTTTACACATGGCAAACACTTTGTTTTTAAGTTACGAGGACAGAATTCTAGCTGGTTCATTTGTCCTTCAGGCCAACCAAATTTGGTTGGACTACTGGCATTCAATATAACGGGATACAAAATTATCAATTCATTCACATTGAGACACCAGAATCACTTGGTTTTTGGAAACATTGATCATGATCACGGGTTGGTACTTCCAGTATTTTCCCTGTTTTAACTTTGTCTTTACCGTGATTGTCCTCATCAAACAATTAGAAGCCTGATGTAGATGCCTCCATCAGACAAAAGAGACCCAAGCGAAATCTGGTTCTTCGTCAATTCGTACATTGGCCCACTGCCATACGCTACTACTACACCATCAGCTCATAGCTTGCTGCTTTATGCTACTTTATCAAGTATCATACAGCACCAGGTGCTTGGCATATTGATTCGTCTAAGCCAACAAACAAAAACTCTAAATCATCAAGAGAGCAGTGAAATCCTGATACGCACAAATACTCTGAACTATATTAACGATATCTATACAGacgtaaaatatatatatgactgCCATGAAAATGTGAGCACATTATGAGCTCAATTAGATTAATTTCTAGACCTGAAGAATTCTAACGCACCCACCATTTCAAATATTTTACGCTGCTACCACGTTTGCACGACATATGATATTCAAGTCATGGCTTCCCGTCTTCCTTCTCCATTTCATTAATCTAAGTCATATGGGTCGAGTGCAGCAACCTTAGAAGGACCAATCTTGAACGGGGCCTGAGATCTGATAGGTGGACGCTTGTTCTGCACCATTGTATCACaaccctcctcctcctctttcagGTCCCCTGGGGACAAAAAGCAGTCCATGGACAGACCCCATATGTTGAAGTCCACCTCTTCTATGGTCCACGTCTCTTCCATGCGCGTCCTTGTGCATCCATCGTTGGTGTCACCAAACCTAAATAAGGATACGGTAGTTCGACCAGCATGTGCGATATAGATGCCATCCACGGGCCGGTGGTCTTCCATGAGTGACTTCATTGTGGTTTCCCAGTAGACACTCTCTTCACTCCTTGATTTGATTCCAAGGAGGTGGGAGTCTTCCAATTGGACGAGCAGCCCGGTGCGATGGCTGAAGTAGCCCCACACCGTGTGCCTGATGATCTCCACGTTGTTACTGCTTCGAGCTTGCAGGGCGGCGGCCTCAGCGTCAAGTCTTAAAATGAAACAGTCCTCGCCATTGATTGCCTTCTCGCCAATGCAGACAGCATTGGAGAACAAGTTGGCCGTGGATCTAGGGTCAAGGCCCTGTAATGCCAAATAGacaaaataattagattaagattattgTAAATACCAACtgtatttttttttgtcttctaATCTTCAATAAAAGTTGAGTGGCTATTCCTGCCCccttttcattcaaaaaaaaaaaaaaaggattattGTAACGACCAAAGGAGACGGCCTTCTGAGTTCTGATTAGGAGGTGTTTGGTGCCAATCGTAAGAGTGGGGACTTGGTGTATCAATAGTATGAACACCAAAGGCTGGGTGCAGCAACACGGCCGCCGCCTTAAAAGGCCAACCTGCTTACATGCCTGCACCGGCCCGGTCATGTGTGGTCTAAACATGGCTTCACATTGGGTTGGGTGGGCGGTTGTCATCCGTGGCTTCCTAGCAGGGGAAGATACCATGTACAAACAAGCGCAAGGACAGTCTGGACAGATGGAACATGAATCAAGGCAAGTGATTGCCAAGAATGGTGAACCTTCTAATCAAAGTGCCTTGTAAATAAACTTAAGCAGTACGATCCTTCTCTCTgtccccccccccctcttttcCTGGAGGGGGTTGGGGTACAAGTCCTCTCTGTTTCAACTTTTACATATGACCAACCACTAGCATACATAATGGGGACGGGCAGGGGATACTTGGAAGGGTGACAATTCGGGTCAGGATTGGGTGCTTCCCTTGGTACAAAAAATTAATATAGATGGAGACCGTTTGCGTTGTTTTGTAAGGTACCTGAAGGGTTCGGCGAAGGGGTCGTGGCGGTCCCCTGGAGGCGTGTGACTGATGCCATGGTGTCTGCCTCCATGCCACCTTGCCGTCACTCCCAGCGCTGATCTTGCATCCGGCAACTACTAACTCAAGACACCACAAGTCCGGCTTCTTCTGCCACAGCACGAACCCTCCCATCTCCCCTCCACCACCACCCTTACTCGCCTTCTTGTTGGCATGGCCGGTGTTATCGCCATTGCCTGTTCGGAATTCCGTCGCAGTCATCCGTACCTTCCCCATGGCGTACATACTACTCACCGAGTTTAATGCTTGCTCGCCGCCTGACGCCGCGATATATTGCTTTATTATGTATTTTGCCATTGATGCTTCCTGCCATTTATTCGggggaaaaaagggaaaagagaaagaagaaaaaatgagagagagatcaCCACAACGGCTGGCTTTGCGCCTTTAAATAAAGGGAGAAGACTTACCATCGGATCCTCCTTGAGGTGGTGACTGAAAGAGAATTTATGGGTTTGGACGTGGAGCGGGACGAGGGGCGCGCCGATGACACCGAGCATGAGCTGGAGCTCGGCACCTCTGCCGAGAGGAGAGGGCGCAGACCGGTCTACATGGGAGTGACGGGATCGCATCCACGCCTTCATGGTGGTGCCCAGAGATTTGTGGCCCCTGGTGTTGCCTCCGGACGCGAACATCTCTTCAGGGATGGGGACTTCGAGGACGGTATCCAGACCATCTTCTCGGTCAAAATTTGGACAGAGCTTCCTCATGGAAGGAATTGAGAAGAGATATTGGGAAAAGCTACAAACGAGTCCTCTTCGCCTTCTTCTCTGGCGAACCTCTCTCAGTTCTTTATCCTCTAGAGTGTTGGACAAAAAAGGAGAAGGGTTAGGAAATGGGCCCAGGCTTACCGGTTCATTGATCGTGGCCGCACGCTCCCTCCCTCCTTTCAAACGAGTGAGACTTGGAGGTGCTTTATTTAAAGCAAGCTTGAACTTTGCCCGCTCGCTCCGTTTATTCTGTGCCTCTCTAGTCTCGGATTTAGACATTTGGACATGAATCGGAGGTCCCACACAACAGTTTCGGAGTGGCCGGCGTTTGATCATCAATCAAGGGCTGGATGGCACCCTATACCATAGGCTCCCCGCTGGCGGGGTTGTTGGGATCCTTGCCATCATCCACAAATTTGACAGCTCATCTTGTAGACTTACACAAGCACTCCCTATTATTCCATATTCCCAACTATTTGGCGACCTTATCTAACTCCTAGCggccaaaaaaaataaacaaagaaagagtccagCTAAATCACAGTGTTTGGTGCATCATCAAACGGTCATTCAATGCGTCATGAACCGGCCAGATATTACCAACTACCAAATACAACTGCCTCTACAAATGCCTCCGGCACAGGAAGCAATGGACGGAACAAACGATCCCAGAACACGACATTGATGGAGACAAAATCTGAGGATGGTCATTTTTATCTGGCTTGCCGTCGCAGATTTTCTTAACATAACCAAATTTTGGTTACGCGCGTCCTCTTCTTGCTGCGaatcatttttttcatttctcaAGAACATTTAAGTAATAGTACAACAGGTGTTGGAATGTGTTGTCATCAAAGTTTGGCCTGAGTTGCGGATGACCGGTTCTGCTCGAATTGTGTCTACTCGAATGACTTGTTTTGCTTAGagtttgttgggtggatgtctgatcaggacaccacctttcaagatcctttcagtatcacgcgatgcaacaggaagaaagaagaaacaaaataaaatgaaaaacaatcaaaatacgtggatcagtcacaaaaggattcgtctccacggggcatgcaaacttcactacgaaaaagaaattttacaagaggagacctcaccctcaacccttatacacccaattctctctcacctgaagttcccctcacaaaagctctctctctcttggagacccccctgaacccctgaagagcctgacgaccgctgtccaggagcctcctgctccttctctctcagcgccctagcctctctcttctcctctctctctcctctgattcgtacggcggcgagaaaacccgaGCCCACTCCCCTCTgtttcgtctcaggcctttttaaaggcttaaacctgggtttaaaacttgattagagagggattaggagtcctaaacaaagccaaaaaacctcctgaaccgtcggatcaagaccgggagccctttgggccgttggatcgcgctccggtccacggaatagtgccgtggaccgcgagaaacgcgtgggaaacgcccacgcggtccacagaccgcgccgtggaccactcggtccacggtggaccggggcaaggggccagcaggccgctgggtcgcgcgtcccacgcgggcctgggtcgcgcgtcctgcgcgggcctgggacgtgcgtcccgcgcgccgccgcctgcggccgcaccgctgccgcccgccgccggtcgccggcgatcctccgccgcctcgattctcgtaccgacttcaaaagctcgtatctcctccatccgagctccgattcaggtgatcttggtctcgttggactccatttttcgccgcgaacctcgctgtgggctcaatgtgggctaaatcttgaggcgtcaaatcctaacaatctccacctcgactcgatattcggtctcctccaaaactccgagagcttctggatctcctcgcccccataccctggggcaatcgcctgctgatcatggatgggcaaacatgagagtcgagccaggctgctcgatcccatctccgtcgtatgctgtgctcctcctgacctgagacctgctcgggatatcatcctgcggcaataggaatcttaccggtgctactaccttaccatgttgcatcaaaacacatccgagtccctttttagatacATCACTATAAATtatgaaaccttcatctcctgttggtatagtaaggataggggatGACACTAATCgttattttaattcttgaaaactctgttcacaaacttcagaccactcgaatttaatccctttttgagtaagacgagtcaaaggtgcagctatgcgggaaaatccttctacaaatcgtctataATACCCTGCCATTTCCaaaaaacttcgaatctcagaaatatttgtaggtctgttccactgcatcacagcttccacttttgctggatccacagaaatttcatctttagatacgatgtgtcctaaaaaggctattttgtccaaccaaaattcacacttcttaaatttggcataaagtttttctttcctcaatatttgaagtacacaccgtaaatgctcttcatgctccaatttacttcttgaatatatcaagatatcatcaataaatacgacaacaaatttatcaagataagatctgaatattctgttcattaaattcataaaggctgctggagcattggttaacccaaaaggcatcactaaaaattcataatgtccataacgagttctaaatgccgtctttggtatgtcctctattttaatttttaactgatgataccctgaacgaagatcaattttagaaaagacttgtgcaccttgtaactgatcaaacaaatcatcaattcggagtagtggatacttatttctgatagtatttttattcaattctctatagtcgatacagagtctcatactaccatctttcttcttcacaaataagactagagctccccaaggagatacactaggccttataaaacttttatccaataaatcctgtaattgatcttttaactcctttaattccataggggccattctgtaaggagctttggaaatcggattggtattaggtgccaactcaatagtaaattcaatctctctatctgggggtagtccgactaaatcatcaatgaatacgtccaaaaattcatttacgataggaatatcctgtaacttcaattcatcatgttctttattctttattgatattaggtaacctctacatccctttcttatcatctgtctagcttgttcaagtgaaataatacgtggaggggtggttcctgtacttccatcaaaactaaaagttaattctcccggtatgtgaaaattcactctctttccatgacaatccacagaggcatgatatgtagccagccaatccattcctagaatgacatcgaaatcatgcatatccaggaccaccaaatctgctggtaattctctttctcctatcttaatactacaggatttgcacacactttcggtactcaaaataccacctattggtgtctcaacatataatttggttttcatgggttcacaacctataccatgctgtctaataaaagtagtggatataaaggagtgtgtagcaccagaatcaaacaaaactgaagcatgaataccagatacaggaatggtacctgtcaccacagcattggaggcctgagcatcttgTTGTGTGAgggcatagattcttccttgagttttcggcctttgacctccgtcctttgcctgtgttgatctattttcgtccatctgcgggcaatctgcaatcttgtgtcctttctggccacatctaaaacacgaaccagtattccatgggcaattagaagtctcatgctctcttcggccacatctcgaatatttagctgtctcattctcacgattcttatcagttgctggcttctttgctggaaccttattgttctggtttcgtccttgagttccactaaacctatttctcttcttctgattccgttcacgctccgcatgagcttcattagcttctctctcaattattagagctttgttcacaactgaggcataggtagttagctcatagggtacaacctgtCTCCTGATTTCTATCTttagtcccatttcaaatttgtgtactctgtcttgctcaatctcaactagtctcggaacaaatttggctaactccgtgaatttggcttcatattctgcaacggatctgttaccctgtctcaggtgaatgaactcctgttctttctgtattctgacacttcgggggaaatacttgtcaaagaattcatctcgaaatctctcccaagtgagtggtatcccatcgtgctcatatttttgttccagtatactccaccagttgtatgcctcgccttgtaacagatatgctgtatagcggatcttctcttcatcttggcat contains these protein-coding regions:
- the LOC105046320 gene encoding uncharacterized protein, whose amino-acid sequence is MRKLCPNFDREDGLDTVLEVPIPEEMFASGGNTRGHKSLGTTMKAWMRSRHSHVDRSAPSPLGRGAELQLMLGVIGAPLVPLHVQTHKFSFSHHLKEDPMEASMAKYIIKQYIAASGGEQALNSVSSMYAMGKVRMTATEFRTGNGDNTGHANKKASKGGGGGEMGGFVLWQKKPDLWCLELVVAGCKISAGSDGKVAWRQTPWHQSHASRGPPRPLRRTLQGLDPRSTANLFSNAVCIGEKAINGEDCFILRLDAEAAALQARSSNNVEIIRHTVWGYFSHRTGLLVQLEDSHLLGIKSRSEESVYWETTMKSLMEDHRPVDGIYIAHAGRTTVSLFRFGDTNDGCTRTRMEETWTIEEVDFNIWGLSMDCFLSPGDLKEEEEGCDTMVQNKRPPIRSQAPFKIGPSKVAALDPYDLD